In a single window of the Pontibacter russatus genome:
- a CDS encoding carboxypeptidase-like regulatory domain-containing protein, translating into MIARFLCFSLLSISMLAALSACNSGTTSGATSVQVEAGDIGGVVTGPNGPEAGVWVIAETNDLPTRFAKIVVTDEEGRYLIPDLPGANYAVWVRGYGLVDSPKRPATPGQSLDLKAVVAPSPQAAAQYYPAGYWFSLLEVPDKSKFPGTGPDGNGISPGITSQAKFLTNIKSGTCLACHQLGSKGTRELQESLGNFASSEDAWERRLKSGQAGAMMTSALHQVGREEMLRMFSDWTDRIKAGELPPTPQRPKGIERNVVITQWDWADPKAYLHDLVSTDRRNPTVNANGALYGALEASADYLPVLDPISHEASRIPLTVRDPNTPSISGDVLEPSPYWGMEAIWDSKTNVHNPMMDAEGNVWITAAVRPADNPDCCRMGSDHPSAKLFPLEKSSRHLGLYNPKTKKYTTIGTCFSTHHLMFAEDENNTLWTSGGGEVIGWLNTKKFLETGDEEISQGWTALILDTNGNGKRDAYVEPDKPLDPKKDKRIAKGIYSVAPAPDGSVWGSSLGYPGAVIRLYPGSNPPETALVEYYELPLDENGEPIKGFSPRGMDIDRNGVAWVALASGHLASFDRRKCGTLNGPDATGQHCPEGWTFYTEPLPQLKGVDYEGSAESSYYTWVDQFNTFGLGENIPINTGNESEALLALKDGEWAVFRVPYPLGFYTKWMDGRIDDPNGGWKGRGIWATVSTRAPFHMEGGKGTTSKVFKFQLRPDPLAR; encoded by the coding sequence ATGATTGCCAGATTCCTCTGCTTTTCCCTCCTGAGTATAAGCATGCTGGCAGCGCTGAGTGCCTGTAACTCTGGCACAACATCCGGCGCTACATCCGTGCAGGTGGAGGCGGGGGATATAGGAGGCGTAGTAACAGGCCCCAACGGCCCGGAGGCTGGTGTGTGGGTGATTGCCGAAACGAATGATCTTCCGACCAGGTTTGCGAAGATTGTGGTCACAGACGAGGAGGGCCGCTACCTGATACCCGATCTGCCGGGCGCCAATTATGCGGTTTGGGTTCGCGGCTATGGGCTGGTGGATTCCCCTAAAAGACCGGCTACGCCCGGCCAGTCGCTGGATCTGAAGGCCGTGGTGGCGCCCAGTCCGCAGGCTGCCGCCCAGTATTATCCGGCTGGCTACTGGTTCTCGCTACTGGAGGTGCCGGACAAAAGCAAATTTCCGGGCACCGGGCCTGACGGAAATGGCATCTCGCCCGGCATCACCAGCCAGGCGAAATTTCTCACCAATATAAAATCAGGCACCTGCCTGGCATGCCACCAGTTGGGCAGCAAAGGAACCCGGGAGTTGCAGGAATCCCTCGGTAATTTCGCCTCCTCTGAGGACGCATGGGAGCGCCGTTTGAAGTCCGGCCAGGCTGGCGCCATGATGACCTCAGCCCTCCACCAGGTGGGCCGGGAGGAAATGCTCCGGATGTTTTCTGACTGGACGGATCGGATTAAGGCGGGAGAATTGCCACCCACCCCTCAGCGGCCGAAGGGCATAGAGCGCAATGTGGTGATTACCCAGTGGGATTGGGCCGACCCGAAGGCTTATCTCCATGATCTGGTTTCCACGGACAGAAGAAACCCAACCGTAAACGCGAACGGAGCCCTTTACGGTGCCCTGGAAGCAAGCGCCGATTACCTGCCGGTGCTGGACCCCATCAGCCACGAGGCAAGCCGGATACCGCTGACGGTGCGCGACCCCAACACCCCCTCCATATCAGGAGATGTGCTGGAACCTTCCCCTTACTGGGGAATGGAGGCTATATGGGACAGCAAGACCAACGTCCACAACCCCATGATGGATGCAGAAGGCAATGTCTGGATTACCGCCGCCGTGCGCCCTGCTGACAACCCGGACTGCTGCAGGATGGGATCGGACCACCCGTCGGCCAAGCTTTTCCCGCTTGAAAAGTCTAGCCGCCACCTGGGCCTCTACAACCCGAAAACAAAAAAGTATACCACTATCGGCACCTGCTTCAGCACCCATCACCTGATGTTTGCCGAGGACGAGAACAACACCCTCTGGACCAGCGGCGGCGGCGAAGTCATTGGCTGGCTGAACACGAAGAAATTCCTGGAAACAGGCGATGAGGAAATTTCTCAGGGGTGGACAGCGCTTATATTGGATACCAACGGGAATGGTAAAAGGGATGCCTATGTGGAGCCCGACAAGCCCCTTGACCCCAAAAAGGACAAACGGATTGCCAAAGGCATATACTCTGTGGCTCCGGCACCGGACGGTTCAGTTTGGGGATCGTCCCTGGGTTACCCGGGCGCTGTCATCCGCCTATATCCAGGTTCAAACCCACCGGAAACCGCGCTGGTGGAATACTATGAACTTCCTTTGGATGAAAATGGAGAGCCCATCAAAGGTTTCTCTCCCAGAGGGATGGACATCGACCGGAATGGTGTAGCATGGGTGGCCCTTGCCAGCGGCCATCTCGCCAGTTTCGACAGACGCAAGTGTGGCACCCTCAACGGTCCCGATGCCACGGGCCAGCATTGCCCCGAAGGCTGGACATTTTACACCGAGCCGCTGCCGCAACTGAAAGGGGTAGATTACGAAGGAAGCGCGGAATCCAGCTACTACACCTGGGTGGATCAGTTCAACACCTTTGGCTTGGGTGAAAACATCCCCATCAACACCGGAAATGAGTCCGAAGCCTTACTGGCGCTGAAAGATGGCGAATGGGCTGTTTTCCGCGTTCCCTACCCCCTCGGATTCTACACCAAATGGATGGATGGACGGATTGATGACCCAAATGGAGGCTGGAAAGGCCGTGGCATCTGGGCCACCGTGAGCACCCGGGCCCCTTTTCATATGGAAGGCGGCAAAGGCACCACAAGCAAAGTATTCAAGTTCCAGCTACGCCCCGACCCGTTGGCTAGGTAG
- a CDS encoding helicase associated domain-containing protein: MPHLENKLFDENFLYSWNLNYQKLAALCKAGQPAAANLDDQLAQWVSIQRRIRHMLPTKLKSKLAALHFDFEEKNFSWATRYRQLAGFAQKNGHTCLPPDRRHEELRDWLVRQVVGRSFLSKDQYRKLDRLGVDWDMPISREHRWEQMYWKLKDFYLTFGHCRVPQKWAKDKPLAHWVTVQRRLHARNKLREDRKRKLNELHFVWSIREVYESQWEHYFQQLASFHNDQGHCSVPGKYEKLVSWIERQRLAKKDNALPADREKRLDAIGFIWSCEGIKKRLWDERYDQLRAFHRQHGHSFVPVNFRENKSLGTWVATQRGLEAQGRLGPVKKKMLDTLGFVWSRDTQRQVKSAYDTQWEFSFQKLQVYKGVHGSCQVSLKIDPALQRWTCWQRRLFYQGRLPPERIDRLNEIRFPWSVQEGYWMRMYDALLDFNRQFGHTRVPSQWKPDPRLAAWVYRVRLNQPELTQQKIELLNRIGFDWTLSQRNVVPWGEMYNRLVAFRQQRGHAHVPVRFQEDPKLGKWASKMRHERGKLAPERISLLDAVGFSWGSKPAPVYGACPPCKIIERYPPENIRHRL, encoded by the coding sequence ATGCCACATTTAGAGAATAAGCTGTTCGACGAGAACTTTCTGTATTCATGGAATCTGAATTACCAGAAGCTGGCAGCGCTTTGCAAAGCTGGCCAACCTGCTGCTGCAAACCTTGACGACCAGTTGGCGCAGTGGGTAAGCATCCAGCGACGCATCAGGCATATGCTCCCCACCAAACTGAAATCTAAGTTGGCAGCGCTTCATTTTGATTTCGAAGAAAAGAATTTCTCCTGGGCCACTAGGTACAGGCAACTGGCCGGGTTTGCGCAAAAGAACGGGCACACGTGCCTGCCCCCTGACCGACGGCATGAAGAACTGAGAGACTGGCTAGTGAGGCAGGTAGTGGGTAGAAGCTTCCTTTCTAAAGATCAGTACCGGAAGCTGGACCGCCTGGGTGTGGACTGGGACATGCCCATCAGCAGAGAGCATCGGTGGGAGCAAATGTACTGGAAGCTAAAAGACTTTTACCTCACATTCGGGCATTGCCGGGTGCCTCAAAAGTGGGCCAAGGACAAACCACTGGCGCACTGGGTAACTGTGCAGCGAAGGCTTCACGCCCGAAACAAATTACGGGAAGACCGGAAGCGGAAATTGAATGAGCTCCACTTTGTCTGGAGCATCAGAGAGGTATATGAGTCCCAGTGGGAGCACTATTTCCAGCAATTGGCTTCCTTCCACAATGACCAGGGCCATTGCAGTGTCCCGGGTAAGTATGAAAAACTGGTGAGTTGGATTGAAAGGCAAAGACTCGCTAAAAAGGACAACGCGCTGCCTGCCGACCGTGAAAAGCGGCTGGATGCAATCGGCTTTATCTGGAGCTGCGAGGGCATCAAAAAGAGGCTGTGGGATGAAAGATACGACCAGTTGCGTGCCTTCCACCGACAGCACGGCCACAGTTTTGTGCCTGTCAACTTCAGGGAGAACAAAAGCCTTGGGACGTGGGTTGCCACACAAAGGGGGCTGGAGGCCCAGGGCAGGCTTGGGCCAGTCAAAAAGAAGATGCTCGATACTTTGGGTTTTGTGTGGAGCAGGGACACGCAACGTCAGGTGAAGTCAGCCTATGATACTCAGTGGGAATTCAGTTTTCAGAAGCTGCAAGTCTATAAAGGGGTACATGGTTCCTGTCAGGTCTCCCTCAAGATAGACCCGGCGCTGCAGCGCTGGACGTGCTGGCAGCGGCGGCTTTTTTACCAAGGCAGGCTGCCCCCGGAGCGCATCGACAGGCTCAATGAGATCCGGTTCCCGTGGAGCGTGCAGGAGGGGTACTGGATGCGGATGTACGATGCCTTATTGGACTTCAACAGGCAGTTCGGCCACACCCGGGTGCCCAGCCAGTGGAAGCCTGATCCACGGCTGGCGGCATGGGTGTACAGGGTAAGGCTAAACCAGCCGGAGCTGACACAGCAGAAGATTGAGCTGTTGAACAGGATCGGGTTTGACTGGACCCTGAGCCAAAGAAACGTAGTGCCATGGGGGGAGATGTATAATCGCCTCGTAGCCTTCAGGCAGCAACGCGGACACGCGCACGTGCCGGTAAGGTTTCAGGAGGACCCAAAGTTGGGCAAGTGGGCCAGCAAGATGCGGCACGAGCGAGGGAAGCTTGCCCCGGAGCGGATCTCTCTTTTAGATGCTGTGGGTTTCTCTTGGGGCTCCAAGCCTGCCCCTGTCTACGGTGCGTGCCCTCCTTGCAAAATAATCGAAAGGTACCCCCCTGAAAATATTCGCCATAGGTTATAA
- a CDS encoding phosphoenolpyruvate hydrolase family protein, with protein MPNPWTGKGNPYTRQEVRDRLQNTIDQNKAIIAAGAGTGISAKFIEQGGADLIIIYNSGRFRMAGHGSTAGLMAYGDANAVAMEIGEFEVLPVVEEIPVICGVHGSDPRRRMWHHLLKVKEMGFSGINNFPTHSIVDGHFRQVLEETGMGFEKEVEMVRLASKMDLFSIVYVAKPEEALQMAQAGADAIIAHVGTTVGGSIGVVEATCTMDDAIERTQKIMEAGKEVNPDIFFLTHGGPINTPEDVMVVLQNTEAHGFVGASSLERMGVEASLTNLTREFKSITLSR; from the coding sequence ATGCCAAATCCATGGACCGGTAAAGGGAACCCTTATACCAGACAAGAAGTAAGAGATCGTTTGCAAAATACTATTGATCAAAACAAAGCTATAATTGCAGCTGGTGCCGGCACTGGTATCAGCGCTAAATTTATTGAGCAAGGCGGCGCGGATTTAATTATTATTTATAACTCCGGTCGTTTCCGGATGGCCGGGCATGGCTCTACGGCGGGGTTGATGGCTTACGGAGATGCCAATGCTGTGGCCATGGAAATAGGTGAATTTGAAGTATTGCCGGTAGTAGAAGAAATACCCGTGATTTGTGGAGTGCATGGTTCTGATCCGCGCCGCCGGATGTGGCATCATCTACTTAAGGTAAAAGAAATGGGCTTTTCCGGTATCAATAATTTCCCGACTCATTCTATTGTAGATGGTCATTTTAGGCAGGTGCTGGAAGAAACCGGCATGGGCTTTGAAAAAGAAGTGGAGATGGTGCGGTTGGCCTCTAAGATGGATTTGTTCTCCATTGTTTACGTTGCTAAACCCGAGGAAGCCCTGCAAATGGCTCAGGCGGGTGCCGATGCTATTATTGCACATGTAGGCACGACAGTGGGCGGCTCGATTGGAGTGGTGGAGGCTACCTGTACTATGGACGACGCCATCGAACGCACCCAAAAAATTATGGAGGCTGGAAAGGAAGTAAATCCAGATATATTTTTTCTCACTCATGGTGGCCCCATCAACACGCCAGAAGATGTGATGGTAGTTTTGCAAAATACCGAAGCCCATGGTTTTGTGGGTGCCTCTTCGCTGGAGCGCATGGGCGTAGAAGCATCTTTAACAAATCTGACCCGCGAATTTAAATCCATTACTTTATCTCGTTAG
- a CDS encoding Tm-1-like ATP-binding domain-containing protein → MRANSDYILVIGCFDTKGEVFAYLRDCLMAQGERVFTINTGVLGTTKLFPVDHEAEQVSAAAGISLADLRQKQDRGYAVEIMSKGAAKIVADLVAAGGLKAAIGMGGGGGTYLAIAAMQVVPLGVPKLCLSTLAAKDLSRQLGSKDVTLMPSVVDVAGLNSISKLLIKQAAAAISAMANVPVEQENASAGRIAISMFGNTTACVDKCTELLQQQGYEVFAFHATGTGGRTMESLIRENLFVGILDITTTELADELCGGILSAGPDRVNAAAEMGIPQVVVPGCLDMVNFAQLDTVPELYKSRQLYSWAPDVTLMRTNGRENKKLGELLAQKVNRSEGAAAILLPSKGISQIDAAGGVFYQPETDQVLFQAIKEQAQDKIPVLEIDAHINDTMFAEMAVNTLLDLIKKKAAGTNLE, encoded by the coding sequence TGTTTGCTTACCTGCGTGACTGCTTGATGGCCCAAGGCGAGCGCGTCTTCACCATCAATACGGGCGTGCTGGGCACAACCAAACTGTTCCCGGTAGATCATGAAGCCGAACAGGTATCAGCGGCAGCAGGCATTTCTTTAGCCGATTTAAGACAGAAGCAAGACCGGGGCTATGCCGTAGAAATCATGAGTAAAGGAGCGGCCAAAATTGTAGCTGATCTGGTAGCAGCCGGTGGCCTGAAAGCGGCCATTGGAATGGGCGGCGGCGGCGGCACTTATCTGGCCATAGCGGCTATGCAAGTCGTTCCGTTAGGCGTACCTAAACTTTGCTTATCCACCTTGGCCGCGAAAGATTTATCCCGCCAGTTAGGCAGCAAAGACGTTACCTTGATGCCGTCGGTGGTGGATGTAGCAGGTCTTAATAGTATTAGCAAGCTTTTGATAAAACAAGCCGCTGCCGCTATTAGCGCCATGGCCAATGTGCCGGTGGAACAGGAGAACGCAAGCGCTGGTAGAATTGCTATCAGCATGTTCGGTAATACAACAGCCTGCGTAGATAAGTGCACCGAGCTACTGCAACAACAGGGTTACGAAGTATTTGCCTTTCATGCCACCGGCACCGGCGGCCGTACCATGGAGTCTTTAATAAGAGAGAATCTTTTTGTTGGCATTTTGGACATTACCACCACCGAGCTAGCCGATGAATTATGCGGCGGTATTCTCAGTGCTGGACCGGATCGGGTAAATGCGGCGGCCGAGATGGGGATTCCGCAGGTAGTGGTCCCGGGTTGTTTAGATATGGTGAACTTTGCCCAACTGGATACCGTGCCTGAATTATACAAGTCGCGGCAGCTTTACAGTTGGGCACCAGATGTAACCTTGATGCGCACTAATGGCAGAGAAAACAAAAAGCTAGGAGAATTGCTAGCACAAAAGGTAAACCGGTCTGAAGGCGCTGCCGCTATTTTGCTGCCTTCAAAAGGAATATCCCAGATAGATGCGGCGGGTGGTGTTTTCTACCAGCCTGAAACAGACCAGGTTTTATTTCAGGCTATAAAAGAGCAGGCGCAGGATAAAATACCGGTGCTGGAAATAGATGCCCATATCAACGATACTATGTTTGCCGAGATGGCTGTAAATACATTATTAGATTTAATAAAGAAGAAAGCAGCAGGTACAAATTTAGAATAA